One Mycolicibacterium goodii genomic region harbors:
- a CDS encoding radical SAM protein, giving the protein MGLRGDRLHRYVTAFCPHCHADAPERPLAEVPRLAAMLIERDGRIWLERGCPAHGLVRTLYDEDPEILSYLEEWTAPTKAHIPDVTGNFDPIPSAYLRGLPEMQTQHTCILLEDIAEACNLRCPTCFTDSSPDLRNVVPVAEVLANVDQRLGRENGRIDVLMLSGGEPTLHPDLPELLTELVDRPITRILVNTNGVRIANNDTLLDLLTRHRERVEVYLQYDGLSAEAHRHHRGGDLGRVKSRALRRLSEREIFTTLVMTAALGVNDHEIGAMVRLALDTPYVGGLTIQPQFGSGRSGALDPLDRLTHTGVLKRLGPQTGGAVTWRDLTALPCSHPHCCSVGYLVRDDSEQWRSLVSLIGTDSLKDKLGLVANRIADTEIPRELRLAVRESLLGLLSEQSSLSHPEIGDVWRNICENCDLGMSTLLTLASSALPGRRRKIRKLLGERVVRLTVKPFMDMSTMIEERLIQCCVHVGTRSDEQHQCAPFCAVQAWPALSRQRLSLASGRTTAALPLIEIP; this is encoded by the coding sequence ATGGGGTTGCGCGGGGACCGCCTGCACCGCTACGTCACCGCGTTCTGCCCACACTGTCACGCCGACGCCCCCGAACGCCCGCTGGCCGAGGTACCGCGACTCGCCGCGATGCTGATCGAACGCGACGGGCGGATCTGGCTCGAACGGGGCTGCCCGGCACACGGTCTGGTGCGCACCCTCTACGACGAGGACCCCGAGATCCTCTCCTACCTGGAGGAGTGGACCGCGCCGACCAAGGCCCACATCCCCGATGTCACAGGCAACTTCGACCCGATTCCGTCGGCGTATCTGCGCGGCCTGCCGGAGATGCAGACACAGCACACCTGCATCCTGCTGGAGGACATCGCCGAGGCCTGTAACCTGCGCTGCCCCACGTGTTTCACCGACAGTTCGCCCGACCTGCGCAACGTGGTCCCGGTGGCCGAGGTGCTCGCCAACGTCGATCAGCGCCTGGGGCGCGAGAACGGCCGCATCGACGTGCTGATGCTCAGCGGTGGCGAGCCGACGCTGCATCCCGATCTGCCCGAACTGCTCACCGAACTGGTGGACCGACCGATCACCCGGATCCTGGTCAACACCAACGGAGTTCGGATCGCCAACAACGACACGCTGCTGGATCTGCTGACACGGCACCGCGAACGTGTCGAGGTGTACCTGCAGTACGACGGGTTGTCCGCCGAGGCGCACCGTCATCACCGCGGCGGCGATCTCGGGAGGGTGAAAAGCCGTGCGCTGCGGCGATTGTCCGAACGGGAGATCTTCACCACGCTGGTGATGACGGCAGCACTCGGTGTCAACGACCACGAGATCGGGGCCATGGTCCGACTGGCGCTCGACACTCCCTACGTCGGCGGGCTGACGATCCAGCCCCAATTCGGTTCGGGCCGTTCCGGTGCGCTCGACCCGCTCGACCGGCTCACCCACACCGGCGTCCTCAAACGCCTGGGGCCCCAGACCGGCGGAGCGGTCACCTGGCGCGATCTCACCGCGCTGCCGTGCTCACATCCGCACTGCTGCTCGGTCGGGTACCTGGTGCGCGACGACAGCGAGCAATGGCGCTCCCTGGTGTCGCTGATCGGCACCGACAGTCTCAAGGACAAGCTCGGACTGGTGGCCAACCGCATCGCCGACACCGAGATCCCGCGCGAACTCCGCCTGGCCGTACGGGAATCACTGCTCGGACTGCTCTCCGAACAGTCCTCGCTGTCGCATCCCGAGATCGGCGATGTGTGGCGCAACATCTGTGAGAACTGCGATCTGGGCATGTCGACGTTGTTGACGCTGGCGTCGTCCGCGCTACCGGGACGTCGCCGCAAGATCCGCAAGCTGCTCGGTGAACGCGTGGTGCGCCTGACGGTCAAGCCGTTCATGGACATGTCCACGATGATCGAGGAACGCCTGATCCAGTGCTGCGTGCACGTCGGGACCCGTTCCGACGAACAGCATCAGTGTGCGCCGTTCTGCGCGGTGCAGGCCTGGCCGGCGTTGAGCCGCCAACGGCTCTCGCTCGCTTCCGGGCGCACCACGGCGGCGTTACCACTCATCGAGATCCCATGA
- a CDS encoding ZIP family metal transporter: MLTALLWGLVAASSLLIGALAGAIRDWNGRFVGLVLGFGAGALISSISFELAEEGFRAGGAVAVALGLAIGAVVFYVADKAIDRMGGRAAGMPLLLGALLDGIPEQAVLGIGIAGGAGVSIALVVAIFVSNLPESIGSASDMRKSGHPVRTIIGGWAAISALCAVATVGGYQLQTVAGAALQGGINGFAAGALLVMLVGSMIPEATQKARENAGLAAVLGFAVAAGLSLAT; the protein is encoded by the coding sequence GTGCTCACCGCGCTTCTGTGGGGCCTCGTCGCCGCATCCTCTCTCCTCATCGGCGCCCTGGCGGGCGCGATCCGCGACTGGAACGGGCGCTTCGTCGGACTCGTGCTGGGCTTCGGTGCCGGCGCGCTGATCTCGAGCATCTCGTTCGAACTGGCCGAAGAGGGCTTTCGCGCCGGCGGCGCGGTGGCCGTGGCACTGGGCCTCGCGATCGGCGCGGTCGTCTTCTACGTCGCCGACAAGGCCATTGATCGCATGGGCGGCCGCGCGGCGGGGATGCCGCTGCTGCTGGGTGCGTTGCTCGACGGCATCCCCGAACAGGCCGTGCTGGGCATCGGCATCGCAGGCGGTGCGGGCGTGAGCATCGCGCTCGTGGTGGCGATCTTCGTGTCGAACCTGCCCGAGTCCATCGGATCGGCCAGCGACATGAGAAAGTCCGGCCACCCGGTGCGCACGATCATCGGTGGCTGGGCGGCGATCTCGGCACTGTGCGCGGTCGCCACGGTGGGTGGATACCAGTTGCAGACGGTCGCCGGCGCGGCGCTGCAGGGCGGTATCAACGGATTCGCCGCAGGCGCACTGCTTGTCATGCTTGTGGGTTCGATGATTCCCGAGGCCACACAGAAGGCCCGCGAGAACGCCGGGCTCGCGGCGGTTCTCGGTTTCGCGGTCGCCGCCGGTCTGTCGCTCGCCACCTGA
- a CDS encoding heavy metal translocating P-type ATPase — protein sequence MTALYPATEPALGRSARIRPGHWLTAVPSVRWASAALGLFSAGLVAQLAQAPVFVHWTLYLACYLVGGWEPAWAGIRALRDRTLDVDLLMIVAAIGAAAIGQVFDGALLIVIFATSGALEDVATARTERSVRGLLDLAPEHAALIGDDGCERVVAAADLRPGDVIVVRPGERISADGTVIRGASEVDQSSITGEPLPAVKTVGDGVFAGTLNGSGALRIEVTREPSQTVVARIVAMVAEASATKATTQLFIEKIEQRYSVLVVTATLALLTVPLLFGADLRSTLLRAMTFMIVASPCAVVLATMPPLLSAIANASRHGVLVKSAVAMERLADTDVVVLDKTGTLTAGQPVVSRVVTLGDDDVLGMAAAAEQFSEHPLGRAIVAEARGAVPDATDFTALPGRGVRASVDGRVVDVISPSAYAGDDATVRAHCAAMESEGATAVVVLVDAVPAGVIGLVDRLRPDARAAVARLAEVTTHVPMLLTGDNRRAAERLGRAVGITGVRAELLPEGKAAVVQDLQRDGRRVLVVGDGVNDAPAMAAAHTSIAMGRAGADLTVQTADVVTIRDELSTIPTVIALARRARRVVIANLVIAGTAITGLVIWDLFGHLPLPLGVAGHEGSTVLVALNGLRLLSNRAWTREQTQNCTKTRKSRQVCVCSRGVRSGGGPT from the coding sequence ATGACCGCGTTGTATCCCGCCACCGAACCCGCGCTCGGCAGATCGGCGCGTATCCGTCCCGGGCATTGGTTGACGGCGGTGCCCTCGGTCCGGTGGGCGAGTGCGGCACTCGGACTGTTCTCGGCCGGCCTCGTCGCGCAACTCGCGCAGGCACCGGTGTTCGTCCACTGGACGCTGTACCTGGCCTGTTACCTCGTCGGCGGGTGGGAACCCGCGTGGGCCGGCATCCGGGCATTGCGGGACCGCACGCTCGATGTGGACCTGCTGATGATCGTCGCGGCGATCGGCGCGGCCGCCATCGGCCAGGTGTTCGACGGTGCGTTGCTGATCGTCATCTTCGCGACCTCGGGCGCGCTCGAGGATGTGGCGACCGCGCGCACCGAGCGGTCGGTGCGCGGACTGCTCGATCTGGCGCCCGAGCATGCCGCGCTGATCGGTGATGACGGTTGCGAACGTGTGGTCGCCGCGGCCGATCTGCGACCCGGCGATGTCATCGTGGTACGGCCCGGCGAACGGATCTCGGCCGATGGCACCGTGATTCGCGGTGCCTCCGAGGTCGATCAGTCATCGATCACCGGCGAGCCGCTCCCCGCGGTGAAAACCGTGGGCGACGGCGTGTTCGCGGGCACCCTCAACGGTTCGGGAGCGCTGCGCATCGAGGTGACACGCGAACCGTCGCAGACCGTGGTGGCGCGCATCGTGGCGATGGTGGCCGAGGCGTCGGCGACCAAGGCGACCACCCAGCTGTTCATCGAGAAGATCGAGCAGCGCTACTCGGTGCTCGTGGTGACCGCGACGCTCGCGCTGCTGACCGTACCGCTGCTGTTCGGCGCCGATCTGCGCTCGACGCTGTTGCGCGCCATGACCTTCATGATCGTCGCGTCACCGTGCGCGGTGGTCCTGGCCACCATGCCGCCACTGCTGTCGGCGATCGCCAACGCGAGCCGCCACGGCGTGCTGGTGAAATCCGCGGTCGCGATGGAGCGGTTGGCCGATACCGATGTGGTGGTGCTCGACAAGACCGGAACGTTGACCGCGGGGCAGCCTGTCGTATCGCGCGTGGTAACACTGGGAGACGACGACGTCCTCGGGATGGCTGCTGCCGCAGAACAGTTCAGCGAGCATCCGCTGGGGCGGGCGATCGTCGCCGAGGCGCGCGGCGCCGTTCCCGACGCCACCGATTTCACGGCACTACCGGGCCGGGGTGTGCGCGCGAGTGTGGACGGGCGCGTCGTCGACGTGATCAGCCCGTCGGCATATGCCGGTGACGATGCGACCGTGCGCGCGCACTGCGCCGCGATGGAGAGCGAGGGCGCAACCGCTGTCGTCGTCCTCGTGGACGCGGTGCCTGCGGGGGTGATCGGCCTGGTCGACCGACTCCGCCCGGACGCCCGGGCCGCGGTCGCGCGGTTGGCGGAGGTGACGACGCACGTGCCCATGCTGCTGACCGGTGACAACCGGCGCGCGGCCGAGCGCCTCGGCCGCGCAGTCGGCATCACCGGAGTGCGCGCCGAACTGCTCCCGGAAGGCAAAGCCGCGGTGGTGCAGGACCTTCAGCGCGATGGCAGGCGCGTGCTGGTGGTGGGCGACGGGGTCAACGACGCGCCCGCAATGGCCGCCGCACACACCTCCATCGCGATGGGCCGGGCGGGTGCGGACCTGACGGTCCAGACCGCCGACGTCGTCACCATCCGCGATGAGCTCAGCACCATCCCCACCGTGATCGCGCTGGCGCGGCGGGCCCGCCGCGTGGTGATCGCCAACCTGGTGATCGCAGGCACCGCGATCACCGGGCTCGTCATCTGGGATCTGTTCGGGCACTTGCCGTTACCGCTGGGCGTGGCAGGCCATGAGGGGTCCACCGTCCTGGTGGCGCTCAACGGTCTGCGCCTGTTGAGCAACCGTGCCTGGACCCGCGAGCAGACACAGAACTGCACTAAAACCCGCAAAAGTAGGCAGGTTTGCGTCTGCTCGCGAGGGGTCAGGAGCGGCGGAGGACCGACTTGA
- a CDS encoding SRPBCC family protein, whose amino-acid sequence MESSPAAVDSSLTVKRDTTATRQQVWDVIADGWTYSQWVVGNTRMRAVDPNWPAPGSVIHHTIGVWPVMLNDETVVESCTPGEELVLHAKGRPFGKARIVIRLHDLPDGGCRVEMAEVPIGGPLDWVPRRLALLVAFPRNRECTQRLVALAERRVEPE is encoded by the coding sequence ATGGAGTCATCTCCGGCGGCCGTGGACAGCTCGTTGACCGTCAAACGGGACACGACCGCCACGCGTCAACAGGTGTGGGACGTCATCGCCGACGGCTGGACGTACTCGCAGTGGGTCGTGGGCAACACGCGTATGCGCGCGGTGGACCCCAACTGGCCTGCGCCGGGCAGCGTCATCCACCACACCATCGGGGTGTGGCCGGTGATGCTCAACGACGAGACCGTCGTCGAATCGTGCACTCCTGGCGAGGAACTGGTTCTGCATGCCAAGGGGCGCCCGTTCGGCAAAGCGCGGATCGTCATTCGGCTGCACGATCTCCCCGACGGCGGGTGCCGCGTGGAGATGGCAGAGGTGCCGATCGGCGGGCCGCTGGACTGGGTGCCGCGCCGGCTGGCCCTGCTCGTCGCCTTCCCCAGGAACCGGGAGTGCACGCAGCGACTCGTGGCGCTCGCCGAGCGCCGGGTCGAGCCGGAATGA
- a CDS encoding prolipoprotein diacylglyceryl transferase: MAPEWHLGPVTVEVHGLFVALGVFAAVLVFIAEARRRGAVNDQSIVAVAGALVGGAIGMRLSGWAQHMDLSANPSVIQAWQFGSRSILGGLLGAYVGVHIAKRIGGYRGKTGDLFAPAVALGMAIGRIGCHLTEAPGRPTALPWGVHAPATTPECPACLTGQAMHPSFLYEIAFQLVAFALLLWLRHRITRPGELFVIYVAAYAVFRFLVEFVRANETVWLDLTRPQWFLLPTLLIIGFRLCYGYRHGYYRRAARSEEVPV, encoded by the coding sequence GTGGCACCCGAATGGCACCTGGGCCCCGTGACCGTCGAGGTCCACGGATTGTTCGTCGCGCTCGGGGTGTTCGCCGCCGTGCTGGTGTTCATCGCCGAGGCCCGCCGACGGGGGGCCGTCAACGATCAGTCGATCGTGGCGGTCGCCGGAGCACTGGTCGGCGGGGCCATCGGTATGCGACTGTCGGGATGGGCGCAGCACATGGACCTCAGCGCCAATCCGAGCGTCATTCAGGCCTGGCAGTTCGGTTCACGCAGCATCCTCGGCGGACTGCTCGGCGCCTACGTCGGCGTGCACATCGCCAAACGTATCGGGGGATACCGCGGCAAGACCGGTGACCTGTTCGCCCCCGCGGTCGCGCTCGGCATGGCCATCGGCCGGATCGGCTGCCATCTCACCGAGGCCCCCGGACGACCCACCGCCCTGCCCTGGGGTGTCCACGCGCCGGCGACCACCCCGGAATGCCCAGCCTGCCTGACGGGTCAGGCCATGCATCCGTCGTTCCTGTACGAGATCGCGTTCCAGCTTGTCGCTTTCGCGCTCTTGCTGTGGCTGCGTCACCGCATCACCCGTCCCGGCGAGTTGTTCGTCATCTACGTCGCCGCATACGCGGTGTTCCGCTTCCTGGTCGAGTTCGTCCGCGCCAACGAGACGGTGTGGCTGGATCTCACCCGGCCGCAATGGTTCCTGCTGCCCACGTTGCTGATCATCGGATTTCGGCTGTGCTACGGCTATCGACACGGTTACTATCGGCGCGCAGCCCGCAGTGAGGAAGTGCCGGTATGA
- a CDS encoding ArsR/SmtB family transcription factor: MGHGVEGRSTPAASLDAASAVKVAETLQALASPNRLLILTRLRESPCSVTELSAAVGMEQPAVSNQLRLLRALGLVTGDRSGRNIVYRLYDNHVAQLLDEAIYHIEHLRLGARDTTA, encoded by the coding sequence ATGGGTCATGGTGTCGAGGGGCGATCCACGCCCGCCGCATCGCTCGATGCCGCGTCAGCGGTCAAGGTCGCCGAGACACTGCAGGCGCTGGCTTCCCCCAACCGGTTGCTGATCTTGACCCGGCTGCGCGAATCCCCGTGCTCGGTCACCGAACTGTCCGCCGCGGTCGGAATGGAGCAGCCGGCGGTGTCCAACCAACTACGCCTGTTGCGGGCACTGGGTCTGGTGACCGGCGACCGGTCCGGGCGCAACATCGTCTACCGGCTCTACGACAACCACGTCGCGCAACTGCTCGACGAGGCGATCTACCACATCGAACACCTGCGGCTCGGCGCCCGCGACACCACCGCCTGA
- a CDS encoding propionyl-CoA synthetase, translated as MSGYRALFESSITDPATFWADAAKAVTWTRDPQRILDDSNPPFYRWFPDAELNTCANALDRHVPERGDQAALIYDSPVTGTKRTYTYRELRDATAKFAGALRSLGVEKGDRVVIYMPMVPEAVMAMLACARLGATHSVVFGGFAAHELAARIDDARPKVVVAASCGIEPTRIVEYKPMLDSALEIAEHTPQTCVILQREQKRCDLVEGRDVDWHDLVAGAEPADPVPVAATDPLYVLYTSGTTGKPKGIVRDNGGHAVALLWSMRNIYGIEPGDVFWTASDVGWVVGHSYIVYAPLMLGATTVLYEGKPVGTPDAGAFWRVISEHGVKVLFTAPTAVRAIKKEDPDGARMRDYDLSSLKYLFQAGERLDPDTYHWASDKLGKPVIDHWWQTETGWAIAANPTGIELMPVKPGSATVAMPGYDVQILRADGSVADAGEEGAICIKLPLPPGTLPTVWGDDQRYISSYLSAFEGYYLTGDGGYVDSDGYLFVMGRTDDVINVAGHRLSTGSIEAVLAEHPAVAECAVIGVADELKGQVPRGFVVLKSGASADNLSDELVQKVRESIGAVAVFKSVDVVSALPKTRSGKILRKTMRGIADGRDEPVPSTIEDPSVLDDLKSVLRRS; from the coding sequence ATGTCCGGTTACCGTGCCTTGTTCGAGTCCAGCATCACCGATCCGGCCACGTTCTGGGCCGACGCCGCCAAAGCGGTGACGTGGACCCGCGACCCGCAACGCATCCTCGACGACAGCAACCCGCCGTTCTACCGCTGGTTCCCCGACGCCGAGTTGAACACCTGCGCCAACGCGCTCGACCGCCACGTCCCCGAGCGCGGCGACCAGGCCGCACTGATCTACGACTCGCCGGTCACGGGCACCAAGCGGACCTACACCTACCGCGAGCTGCGCGACGCGACAGCAAAGTTCGCCGGTGCGCTGAGGAGCCTCGGCGTGGAGAAGGGCGACAGGGTCGTCATCTACATGCCGATGGTCCCCGAAGCCGTCATGGCGATGCTCGCGTGCGCACGGCTGGGGGCGACGCACTCGGTGGTGTTCGGCGGCTTCGCCGCGCACGAACTGGCCGCCCGTATCGACGACGCGCGGCCCAAGGTCGTGGTCGCCGCCTCGTGCGGCATCGAGCCGACCCGCATCGTGGAATACAAGCCCATGCTGGACTCGGCGCTGGAGATCGCCGAGCACACCCCGCAGACCTGTGTGATCCTGCAGCGGGAACAGAAGCGCTGCGACCTGGTCGAGGGGCGCGACGTGGACTGGCACGACCTGGTCGCCGGGGCCGAACCGGCCGATCCGGTGCCCGTGGCCGCCACCGACCCGCTCTACGTGCTCTACACCTCGGGCACCACCGGCAAACCCAAGGGCATCGTCCGCGACAACGGCGGCCACGCGGTGGCGCTGCTGTGGTCGATGCGCAACATCTACGGCATCGAACCCGGCGATGTGTTCTGGACGGCCTCCGACGTCGGCTGGGTCGTCGGGCACTCCTACATCGTGTACGCGCCGCTGATGCTGGGCGCGACAACGGTTCTGTACGAGGGCAAGCCGGTCGGCACACCCGACGCGGGCGCGTTCTGGCGGGTGATCTCCGAGCACGGTGTCAAGGTGCTGTTCACCGCGCCGACCGCGGTCCGTGCGATCAAGAAGGAAGACCCCGACGGCGCTCGCATGCGCGACTACGACCTGTCGAGCCTGAAGTACCTGTTCCAGGCCGGCGAGCGCCTCGACCCCGACACCTACCACTGGGCCTCCGACAAACTCGGCAAGCCCGTCATCGACCACTGGTGGCAGACCGAGACCGGCTGGGCGATCGCGGCCAACCCGACCGGTATCGAACTCATGCCGGTCAAACCCGGTTCGGCCACCGTGGCGATGCCCGGTTACGACGTGCAGATCCTGCGCGCCGACGGTTCCGTGGCCGACGCGGGAGAAGAGGGCGCGATCTGCATCAAGTTGCCGCTGCCCCCGGGCACGCTGCCCACCGTGTGGGGCGATGACCAGCGCTACATCTCGTCATACCTGTCGGCGTTCGAGGGTTACTACCTCACCGGCGACGGCGGGTACGTCGACTCCGACGGCTACCTGTTCGTCATGGGCCGCACCGACGACGTCATCAACGTGGCCGGTCACCGCCTGTCGACGGGCTCGATCGAGGCCGTGCTCGCCGAGCATCCCGCGGTGGCCGAGTGCGCCGTGATCGGTGTGGCCGACGAACTCAAGGGTCAGGTGCCGCGAGGGTTCGTGGTGCTCAAGTCCGGTGCATCTGCCGACAACCTCAGCGACGAACTCGTCCAGAAGGTGCGCGAGAGCATCGGCGCGGTCGCGGTTTTCAAGTCCGTCGACGTGGTGTCGGCCCTGCCCAAGACCCGGTCGGGCAAGATCCTGCGCAAGACCATGCGCGGTATCGCCGACGGTCGGGACGAGCCGGTGCCCTCGACCATCGAGGACCCGTCGGTGCTCGACGACCTCAAGTCGGTCCTCCGCCGCTCCTGA
- a CDS encoding MPT63 family protein, with protein MNALKITNLSTAVAAAAVAAAAVLGTAPAAFGDASAVTTSSLGSAAKLNNGDVVQAWTVTDLKPSSDTIPYQVRGTLWEITATDEAIQGNVTPIISNFNVRAADGQNYRALFQVASPQGVNPSTIAQGEKTSGKIYFDVTGPEPTTVVYNAGGRDLLVWDKPAASAPAPRGTGQSSPAAASSPAAAAPAAEAETETETEATPAPAAASTAEEGTAATPAAAGAGSRATDLPAATAADAEATAAEAIPAPAEAPAAAAPEGTTPVSHGAPLAEGTLPAEAAPAGAPAGASAGNVATAVPPAAPAEGAPVEAADPALVPAGVQPTTTVPAPAPAAAPVSHGPAA; from the coding sequence GTGAATGCCTTGAAGATCACGAATCTCAGTACGGCCGTGGCCGCTGCGGCCGTTGCCGCCGCCGCCGTTCTCGGCACCGCGCCCGCCGCGTTCGGCGATGCCAGTGCCGTCACGACGTCCTCGCTCGGCAGCGCGGCAAAGCTGAACAACGGCGACGTCGTCCAGGCCTGGACCGTGACCGACCTCAAGCCCAGCAGCGACACGATCCCCTACCAGGTGCGCGGCACCCTGTGGGAGATCACGGCCACCGATGAGGCCATCCAGGGCAACGTGACCCCGATCATCTCCAACTTCAACGTGCGCGCCGCCGATGGGCAGAACTACCGCGCGCTGTTCCAGGTCGCCTCCCCACAGGGGGTCAACCCGTCGACCATCGCCCAGGGCGAGAAGACCAGCGGCAAGATCTACTTCGACGTGACCGGCCCCGAGCCCACCACCGTCGTCTACAACGCCGGTGGCCGTGATCTGCTCGTGTGGGACAAGCCGGCTGCGTCGGCTCCGGCGCCGCGCGGCACCGGCCAGAGCAGCCCGGCCGCGGCGTCGTCCCCGGCCGCCGCGGCTCCTGCGGCCGAGGCCGAGACCGAGACCGAGACCGAGGCGACCCCGGCCCCGGCTGCGGCGTCGACCGCCGAGGAAGGCACCGCCGCCACGCCGGCCGCCGCCGGTGCGGGCAGCCGTGCCACCGACCTGCCCGCGGCCACCGCGGCCGATGCCGAGGCCACCGCGGCCGAGGCCATCCCGGCCCCCGCAGAGGCCCCTGCCGCTGCGGCTCCCGAGGGCACCACGCCGGTTTCGCACGGCGCACCGCTCGCCGAGGGCACCCTGCCCGCCGAGGCGGCTCCCGCCGGTGCTCCGGCCGGTGCCTCCGCAGGCAACGTGGCGACCGCGGTTCCGCCGGCCGCCCCGGCGGAGGGCGCTCCGGTCGAGGCCGCTGATCCCGCGTTGGTCCCGGCCGGTGTCCAGCCGACCACGACCGTGCCCGCCCCGGCGCCCGCCGCGGCTCCGGTCAGCCACGGGCCCGCTGCCTGA
- a CDS encoding Ppx/GppA phosphatase family protein, with product MGVNDRRVGAIDCGTNSIRLLIAEPDAGRLRDVHREMRIVRLGQGVDATGQFAPEALARTESALADYVALMIEHSVSAVRMVATSAARDAGNRDEFFAMTARLLGKVVPGAVAEVITGTEEAELSFRGAVGELDPAAAPFVVVDLGGGSTELVLGTDAVQASFSADIGCVRLTERCLHSDPPTADEIADARAVVRDGLAQALRAVPVDEARTWVGVAGTMTTLSALAQNMTEYDPDRIHLSRIGFGDLLRVCDELIAMTRAQRLALGPMHQGRADVIGGGAVIVEELAAVLGDRAGIDQLVVSEHDILDGIALSIS from the coding sequence ATGGGTGTGAACGACCGTCGGGTCGGGGCCATCGACTGCGGCACCAACTCGATCCGCTTGCTGATCGCCGAACCCGATGCGGGACGGCTGCGTGACGTGCACCGCGAGATGCGGATCGTCCGGCTGGGCCAGGGTGTCGACGCCACCGGGCAGTTCGCGCCGGAAGCGTTGGCACGCACCGAATCCGCGCTCGCGGACTACGTCGCGTTGATGATCGAACACTCGGTGTCGGCCGTGCGCATGGTGGCCACATCCGCCGCTCGCGACGCGGGCAACCGCGACGAGTTCTTCGCGATGACCGCCCGACTGCTAGGCAAGGTGGTGCCCGGCGCGGTCGCCGAGGTCATCACCGGCACCGAGGAGGCGGAATTGTCCTTCCGCGGTGCGGTCGGCGAACTGGACCCTGCCGCAGCGCCCTTCGTGGTCGTCGATCTCGGCGGCGGCTCGACCGAACTGGTACTGGGCACCGACGCGGTGCAGGCAAGTTTCTCCGCGGACATCGGCTGTGTGCGGCTCACCGAGCGGTGCCTGCACAGCGATCCGCCCACGGCCGACGAGATCGCCGACGCGCGGGCCGTGGTCCGCGATGGGCTGGCTCAGGCGCTGCGGGCCGTGCCGGTCGATGAGGCACGCACCTGGGTGGGCGTCGCGGGCACCATGACGACATTGTCGGCGTTGGCACAGAACATGACGGAATACGATCCTGATCGGATCCACCTGTCCCGCATCGGTTTCGGAGATCTGCTGCGGGTCTGCGACGAGCTCATCGCGATGACACGGGCGCAGCGCCTCGCGCTCGGGCCGATGCACCAGGGCCGCGCCGACGTCATCGGCGGCGGCGCGGTGATCGTCGAGGAACTGGCCGCGGTGCTCGGCGACCGCGCCGGCATCGACCAACTCGTCGTCAGCGAGCACGACATCCTCGACGGCATCGCGCTGTCGATCAGCTGA
- a CDS encoding SDR family NAD(P)-dependent oxidoreductase, with product MSETRPLAMVTGASSGIGYELAMLLADDGYDLIVAADDDAIYPAADKLGTEAATVQAVQVDLRKPADVERLYRSSAGRVPDVVVLNAGSVRAGSFVEGDLDADLSIVDLNVRSTVHLAKLVLRDMTARGSGKVLFTSSIVAAMPGSLQSIYNASKSFIQSLAEALQDELRDSDVTVTALMPGPTDTKLFARNHMENTVLARWIPKDDPAKVAKQGYDALMSGRRRVVASSLSSKALGLVNTVLPDMVKARINRLIASPIRGH from the coding sequence ATGTCTGAAACACGCCCGCTTGCCATGGTGACCGGTGCGTCGAGCGGCATCGGGTATGAGCTGGCGATGCTGCTGGCCGACGACGGCTACGACTTGATCGTGGCGGCCGACGACGACGCCATCTATCCCGCGGCCGACAAACTCGGGACCGAAGCGGCGACCGTGCAGGCCGTGCAGGTCGATCTTCGCAAACCCGCCGACGTCGAGCGCCTCTACCGCTCCTCGGCGGGCCGGGTGCCCGACGTCGTGGTGCTCAACGCCGGGTCGGTGCGGGCCGGATCGTTCGTCGAGGGCGATCTTGACGCGGACCTGTCGATCGTCGACCTCAACGTCCGCTCCACGGTGCACCTGGCGAAGCTCGTCTTGCGCGATATGACGGCCCGCGGATCGGGCAAGGTGCTGTTCACATCGTCGATCGTGGCCGCCATGCCCGGATCGCTGCAGTCGATCTACAACGCGTCGAAGTCGTTCATCCAATCGCTGGCCGAGGCGCTGCAGGACGAACTGCGCGACAGCGACGTCACCGTCACCGCCCTGATGCCAGGCCCCACCGACACAAAGCTGTTCGCACGCAACCACATGGAGAACACCGTGCTCGCACGGTGGATCCCCAAGGACGACCCCGCCAAGGTCGCCAAGCAGGGCTACGACGCCCTGATGAGCGGCCGCCGCCGTGTGGTCGCGTCGTCACTGAGCAGCAAGGCGCTCGGCCTGGTCAACACGGTGTTGCCGGACATGGTCAAGGCGAGGATCAACCGCCTCATCGCCAGCCCCATTCGTGGGCACTAA